A segment of the Eubalaena glacialis isolate mEubGla1 chromosome 14, mEubGla1.1.hap2.+ XY, whole genome shotgun sequence genome:
CATTTAATCTCTCAACagttctatgaggtaggtactattatccccattttatgaatgaagaaACAGGCACTGAGAGACTAAGTAATGTGTCCAAAGTTACATAGCTACTTAAGGGAAAAGCTAGGATTCAATCCCAGGAATTCTGGATTTTACTACACTATACTGTCTCctgatagttttctttctttgaaggGAGAGGGGGGGAAACCAGTCCTTTGAAGATATAACCATTTTAAGAGAGAAGTAGTATAGTAATGGGATAGGAGGAAATATATTTGGCGAAGTACACAGCAGCCAGTGTCCAGAGATTCTTGATTGCCTAGCTGAACATTCTGAAGTTTTTCTCTAAACCAGTGGCTATCAACCATTTTTTCCTACAACCTGCGGTAAGAAATGATTCTATACTGCAACCAAGTACATGCagatagacacacatacacatactttaTATAATACCTATATCTATATTCATGATTATATGCTTAAAACTTAAGTTTCTTAAAGAATACTTCCCAGTGCATGTGCCATCTACTGatactttttattctattttactttgttttttaaaggctgaTTTAACCCCCTAAATTGACTTCATGATCCACATTAATGGGTGGTAACCTAGTATGAAAAACACTTTAGGCAGGGTGCCTAAAAAGTACTTTAGGCACTGTTCTCTGAAACAAGTTGTAATAATAAAACCAATGATATGCTTTGGAAAGATAAAAGTAAGCAGCAGCAAAAACGGTTAGCAAAAAGGAGACCAGGTGGGAGAATGCAACAATAATACAAGAGAGTGAATGGAAATGTAGAGAACATTTCAGAAGCTTTTGTTTAAGACAGAATATTATGAACTTACTGACTGGATATGCAGGGAAAGGGAGCAGGCAGAACCAGAGATAATGCTGTGGTTTCCAGCTCAAGTGGCTGAGCAGATGAAGTGCCTTTTAAAGGAATGAGGAAGTCAGGGGAGGAggcaagtacagttgacccttaaacaatgggggtggggatgggagttaGGGGCCCAACCGCTCCACAGAGTTGAGAATGGGGGGATAACTTTACAGTCGGCACCCACAGTTCCACAACCGCAGATTCAAACAACCACGGATCGTGTAGTACTTGTACtatgtatttatttgaaaaacagGCATGTAAGAGGACCTCTGCAATTCaaacctgcattgttcaagggtcaactttaGAGAGTATGTAAGAttattgggttagggttagacaaAGAGTGTTGGTGGAATTTGGAGAAAATTGGTAGTAAGTACCCTGACTATAGCACAGAATTTGAGATTAGAGCCAAACAGAAATGTAGGGTTTAACCCAAGAGGGTAGTTCAAGTCATGACAGAATATGAGATGccccaaaaataaaagaagagaaagaaggagagtaGTATGCCTTTAtggttaaaagaagaaaaaggacctGAGCGGAAAAGAAGTTACACAAGGGAGGGAATTAAGAGTGGCAGGTGCTACTGAAATGGAAAAATGAGGACTGAAAAAACAGCATTTCTAATAAGAGTAAGAGGTACCTTGAGTAGTGTTGGAAGAAGCCAAATTCAAAAGGGTTAAGCAGTGAGTGatggtaagaaaatgaaataaattcaaatttgTCCAGACCCCTGCCCATCTTGTCTCGTCCCAGAAACACTGGCTGGATTTGTAGTCACAgggctctttcttttttcttttgcgctCTGTGGTCTTCCAGATAGTGATTTGAGTAATTAAGTCAAGCTCTTCTTAGATGTGCCCTTAGCAGTCTTAGGTGAAAACCTGCTTGTTGGTCTCTTCCGCGCTGTCAGCGCCCGGTACTGGCGCCCGGCTTGTCCCCGCTCCCCGTCGCACCCCTGCCCTGGATGTGGGAGGCGAAGGCAGAGAGCATTTCCTGGGCGGTGAGGTGCGCGCCGCGCATAATCAGGCGATGCCCGTCTCCTGGGGAAGAAACAAACGAGTCAGGCACCGGGAGGACGGCGGGGCCGGCGCCGAGAGCTAGCGACTCCCTCCCGACTCCCAACCAGACCCACCGAACAGCACGTCCACGCAGGGCTCGGAGCCGTCGTGTCTCACGTCCGCAATCACCGAGCAGTTGAGGTTGGTGCAGCGAACTTTCTCGCTGCTCACGGCCTGGAGGAAGGTCCTGCGGTGAGAAAACGGCGTGAGCGCCCGGCAGAGGGGGCTAGACCCCCGGCGGGAGGAAGGCGCGCCCCTTCGCGTCCGCACTCCTTCCCCCTCGTACCTTGTCGACTCCACGTTCTTCTCGAAAGGGCAGAATTGAACCCGAACCTGCTTGACAGAGCGGAGTCCGAGCCGAGCCAAGGCCGCTGCCATGGTGACCCCCACCCCGGAAGGACTCGTGCGGGCGGAAGTGTCGCTAGTGCGAGACGCTGTGGGCTGCTACGCGCTTCCGCAGTCCCCCGACCTCCGCCTCGTGCGGCTTCTCTGCCACGGTCGGTGGTGCTGGTCCCCAGGCCGCCGCCTTGGGCTCCCCAGCcgagaagaggaggaaggccaGGAGGGAGACAGATGATTTCGGCACAGGGTATGGGGCGCCCAAAGTACGCGGTCAGTAAACACTACCTGTCATTAATAGCCGCCTTTACCACGGTGAAGACAATAAACAGTGCAAAAGCCGTTTGCACCTGGCTCCGATAACACGTCTTTTGCAGCCTTTACTCCTCTGTACCTTGCTGTGCCAGATCTACGTTAACACCGTCTTAAGTGCTGGTCCCTTCCAAGGAGAGGGCACCACCACGGCAGGGATTATAAACCTACCAGAGGGTAAACTCCACTCAGGTAGTTTAAGATTAAACACGTGGAACTCTGGAGTAGCGAAGCTTACACGTGAAGGTCCTACAGCCCAATATTCTTAAATGACTAAAAATAGTGATGGGGAGAGGAGTGCAGGGTACTATTATATAGTATACGCCGTGGGACTGATTTAGGTGTAGAAATTCCTATTCCACCTCTGTGGTTCCTGATGAATTAACTTTGTAGTAGTGTCCCAAACTTTCTGTGTTTAGCCTGGCTCCTGGGACTTAAGAGGAAGTGGCATCTAGGCTCCCTGCTTTctattgctttttctctttccctttcccctgGGATCCAACCCTAAAGCCTTACTCCCAGCATCTAGCCCCTTACTGCTAATGTCTAGCTCTGAGATGTCTTCACTGATGGGGAACTAAGCCCAAGCTTCCCAAGGATGCTGACCTCCAGGTTTCTAAGTCCAGGCTCTGTGTAGCTTGTGGTTCTCAGGTACGCTTTCTTCCAAGATCCCAATTAGGcttttttaatatgcatttctaaaTGTCTGGGCTTTTTCAGACAGAGATAGGGAGTTCTGACGGGCTCTGATTAGGGTCCTTAGGATTCAGAACTGGTGCTCAGGCAGGAAAGAAAAGGTAAGTGCCTGCGGGGATGCTGGTGCTGCCTCAGGGCAAGCCAGGCCTGCTGATTTCCTACCAGGTAAGCCTCAGGGCTAGGTCCTTCTCCCCACAGTGTGCTTAGCAGCTGAGCTGTCTGGGCTGGGAGTGCTCCAGGTCGAAGAGGGGGCTCCAAGCTCTCCAGGCTGTTGAGGCTGCTGCTGGGCAATTCCATGGTCTGGACCTCATTACATGCACCTGGTAAGGCAGGAGTGGAAGGCAGGTGGCTGGCGGTGTATGTGTGTGGGAGTGGGGTACACGCAGAAGCTAGATCAATGATGAGGATGGGGGATGCGGCACATAAAGTTATGAGCTAGGGGCAAAGACAGCCTGGAGTTGGGGAGGGAGAGTGA
Coding sequences within it:
- the MRPL53 gene encoding large ribosomal subunit protein mL53 — translated: MAAALARLGLRSVKQVRVQFCPFEKNVESTRTFLQAVSSEKVRCTNLNCSVIADVRHDGSEPCVDVLFGDGHRLIMRGAHLTAQEMLSAFASHIQGRGATGSGDKPGASTGR